One window from the genome of Natrialba magadii ATCC 43099 encodes:
- a CDS encoding geranylgeranyl reductase family protein, whose product MVRNQYDVIVVGGGIAGCFAAATAAAEGIDVVQLERKPREQGGFIACGDAIKSPRDPQNYPGPIDMDAIADDEAVLVDNNIDQIEYWDEELGVRKVLPYKDSSNVVDRYEFGQRLLEQAADCGVEQHYDTVVNEVTQNGQVTGVKAVRDGEPVTYECDVLIDAAGAQSILQDMVSFEDLDTPGEPTFEVPHYTHFGSAYREIIETEQPVEYHNAIVGKPLEEMGYIWYFPRTPTQINVGLGFQMNKEPIPLADRLRRDIEHRHEYQGATVAERFGNTNKLGAAIALRRPLDSMVAPGYLATGGAAGTTHPITGKGIRGAAYSGYSAGRAATQAIEDGDTSEAGLWEHNRWLYREHGEAAKLASWDAYNVAASTLDVNTLRAVAALLPEAEIREIVGTSTEIDSLKSKLLVGTGVLKNFVSEYRKDSFETLGMSKRDLLESIRNVRKTRNHVASYQQQYEAYPADPSTFDTWLAERDRIDQTFYDDLGIPPSEQKY is encoded by the coding sequence ATGGTGCGCAACCAGTACGACGTGATCGTTGTCGGGGGCGGGATCGCGGGCTGTTTCGCGGCGGCGACGGCAGCCGCCGAGGGGATCGACGTGGTCCAGTTAGAGCGCAAACCCCGCGAGCAGGGTGGGTTCATCGCCTGTGGCGATGCGATCAAGAGCCCTCGCGATCCACAGAATTACCCAGGGCCGATCGATATGGACGCGATCGCCGACGATGAAGCCGTCCTCGTCGACAACAACATCGACCAGATCGAGTACTGGGACGAAGAACTCGGCGTACGGAAGGTCTTACCCTACAAGGACAGCAGCAACGTCGTCGACCGCTACGAGTTCGGCCAGCGCTTGCTCGAACAGGCAGCCGACTGCGGCGTCGAGCAACACTACGACACGGTGGTCAACGAAGTGACCCAGAACGGACAGGTAACCGGCGTCAAAGCGGTCCGGGACGGTGAGCCTGTCACCTACGAGTGTGACGTGCTGATCGACGCTGCAGGCGCACAGTCGATCCTGCAGGACATGGTCAGCTTCGAGGACCTGGATACCCCCGGCGAGCCGACATTCGAGGTGCCCCACTACACCCACTTCGGATCGGCCTACCGCGAAATCATCGAGACCGAACAGCCGGTCGAATACCACAACGCCATCGTCGGCAAACCCCTAGAGGAGATGGGCTACATCTGGTACTTCCCGCGGACGCCGACCCAGATCAACGTCGGGCTGGGCTTCCAGATGAACAAGGAACCGATCCCGCTCGCTGACCGCCTGCGCCGCGACATCGAGCACCGACACGAGTACCAGGGCGCAACCGTCGCAGAGCGATTCGGCAACACGAACAAGCTCGGCGCGGCGATTGCCCTCCGCCGACCGCTCGACTCGATGGTCGCCCCCGGCTACCTGGCCACAGGCGGTGCAGCGGGGACGACCCACCCGATCACGGGCAAGGGCATCCGCGGTGCGGCCTACTCCGGCTACTCCGCCGGCCGTGCTGCCACCCAGGCCATCGAGGACGGCGACACCTCGGAGGCCGGACTCTGGGAACACAACCGCTGGCTCTACCGCGAGCACGGCGAAGCCGCAAAACTCGCCTCGTGGGACGCGTACAACGTCGCCGCGAGCACCCTCGACGTGAACACGCTGCGGGCCGTCGCCGCACTCCTCCCCGAGGCCGAAATCCGAGAGATCGTCGGTACCTCCACGGAGATAGACAGCCTCAAAAGCAAACTTCTCGTCGGTACCGGCGTCCTCAAGAACTTCGTCTCCGAGTATCGCAAGGACTCCTTCGAGACCCTCGGCATGAGCAAACGCGACCTACTCGAGTCCATTCGCAACGTCAGGAAGACGCGAAATCACGTCGCCAGCTACCAACAGCAGTACGAGGCCTATCCGGCGGACCCGTCGACGTTCGACACGTGGCTCGCAGAGCGCGATCGGATCGATCAGACGTTCTACGACGATCTCGGGATTCCGCCGAGCGAGCAGAAGTACTGA
- a CDS encoding ABC transporter permease — protein sequence MCKTPYIEVKSSRYWVYCLFLFVLGITATAGGPISPHRLYPPGEFERGEFVVLATFQWFVAVIGAFAAVLAGYATVVGDRTSGRIRLLLKLPYTRREYLVRRFLGEAFALVLFTTLAIVAGVTISTALYGQPPLFPVAVFLVLSAGYLLVWFSFATAVSMVVRTGRQAITVVVPAVLVAISWSSLVNGLFRLVPVTESPLLYFFAHRLSPHDAYYTVTNWAMGLPNAHNTAGSVIRYFESDAIVLLSSMHIVPEVIEGSIPWYLSEWVSLLVLVLWGVLPVGIAYWRFSRSDLDPGPSTGVRRLLGRTDRSNHGRTLTRRLLAGSSLSGRATPLLLFVIRQGLVKIRRPAYWAYGLVVVLFSLELLIGPVSGIPANPPPEYALMILQSVVAYLGGIAAVFAGYALVTGDRASGRTRLLLKYPRDRWEYVLSKLFGEAVTLVVVTTLALLPVILVSTALYGPPPVIRTIAVLVASGVYLLMWVSIATAISAIAKTGRRAITLALSVFMVLPFFWDDLYAALVSTITENPSPGPYFFTERLIPQYSYQAATNWIAGLPNSNDAGSSVLEKLTTDDPMPTVTLLSDVFDGGVPWYLSEWLSVPILVLWGTVPIVIACWRFERIDLT from the coding sequence ATGTGTAAAACTCCATACATAGAGGTGAAAAGCAGTCGTTACTGGGTGTATTGTCTCTTCCTCTTCGTGCTCGGAATAACTGCAACTGCTGGTGGCCCAATCAGTCCACATCGATTGTACCCCCCGGGCGAGTTTGAGCGTGGCGAGTTTGTCGTGCTCGCGACGTTCCAGTGGTTTGTCGCGGTTATTGGCGCTTTTGCTGCTGTGCTCGCCGGGTATGCGACGGTGGTCGGCGACCGGACTAGTGGACGGATTCGGTTGTTACTGAAGTTGCCGTACACTCGCCGGGAGTATCTCGTTAGGAGATTTCTCGGCGAAGCTTTCGCACTCGTGTTGTTCACTACCCTTGCCATTGTCGCTGGCGTAACCATCTCGACGGCTCTCTATGGTCAGCCGCCCCTGTTTCCGGTCGCGGTATTTCTCGTGCTCTCGGCCGGGTACCTTCTCGTCTGGTTTTCTTTTGCGACCGCCGTTTCCATGGTCGTCCGGACCGGACGTCAAGCGATCACCGTCGTCGTTCCAGCCGTATTAGTAGCGATTTCCTGGTCAAGTTTGGTGAACGGGCTCTTCCGACTAGTTCCTGTTACGGAATCACCGTTGCTCTACTTCTTTGCCCATCGATTGTCTCCTCACGACGCATACTACACCGTGACGAACTGGGCAATGGGGCTGCCAAACGCGCATAACACTGCCGGATCCGTAATACGCTACTTTGAGTCGGACGCTATCGTTCTCCTCAGTTCGATGCATATCGTTCCAGAGGTAATCGAAGGGTCGATTCCGTGGTACCTCTCAGAGTGGGTCTCGCTGCTGGTGTTGGTCCTGTGGGGCGTCCTACCCGTGGGGATCGCCTACTGGCGGTTCTCAAGGTCAGACCTTGATCCCGGCCCGTCCACAGGCGTTCGTCGACTCCTCGGTCGGACCGATCGATCCAACCACGGACGAACCCTGACACGACGCTTGCTTGCGGGCAGCAGTCTTTCCGGTCGTGCAACGCCCCTTCTTTTGTTTGTGATCCGCCAAGGGCTAGTGAAAATTCGCAGGCCGGCCTACTGGGCGTACGGTCTGGTGGTCGTGTTATTCAGCCTCGAGCTCCTCATCGGGCCTGTGTCCGGCATTCCAGCGAATCCGCCGCCGGAATACGCACTGATGATTCTCCAATCGGTGGTAGCGTACCTCGGCGGAATTGCTGCCGTCTTCGCCGGCTACGCCCTGGTCACCGGCGACCGAGCGAGCGGCCGGACTCGACTATTGCTTAAATATCCCAGGGATCGATGGGAGTACGTTCTCAGCAAGCTCTTTGGTGAGGCGGTCACGCTCGTGGTGGTTACCACGCTGGCTTTACTCCCGGTCATCCTCGTCTCAACAGCGCTGTACGGCCCACCACCGGTGATTCGGACGATCGCGGTTCTGGTGGCCTCTGGAGTGTATCTCCTCATGTGGGTATCTATCGCTACCGCTATCTCTGCCATCGCCAAGACCGGCCGTCGGGCGATCACGCTGGCGTTATCGGTGTTTATGGTCCTGCCGTTTTTCTGGGACGATCTCTACGCGGCACTGGTGTCGACGATCACCGAGAACCCGAGTCCAGGACCGTATTTCTTTACGGAACGGCTTATTCCGCAGTATTCGTACCAGGCGGCGACAAACTGGATTGCAGGACTGCCCAATTCCAACGACGCCGGCAGCAGCGTGCTTGAGAAACTAACCACTGACGACCCCATGCCAACCGTGACACTCCTTTCAGATGTGTTCGACGGCGGCGTCCCGTGGTACCTCTCGGAGTGGCTTTCGGTACCTATACTGGTCCTATGGGGGACCGTGCCGATCGTGATCGCCTGTTGGCGGTTCGAACGAATCGATCTCACATGA
- a CDS encoding ABC transporter ATP-binding protein, producing MNIIETDLLTKRYGRTLAVDSLDLSVREGEVFGFLGPNGSGKSTTIDTLLGFVYPSSGTASVFGMDPAEDGKAIRQRTGVVPDGCELMSGWTGRDHLEFEIESRGVEADVDAQLERFGLLEDADRVATGYSRGMTQRLLLAMASAGDPDLLILDEPSTGLDPNGVAVMQELVREAVESGTTVFFSSHQLSQVESVCDRVGILHEGALLATDSIDSLRSTMGATTYLRVSVDRVPSDVDSLQELDAVDDIRIDGRNLQVQCDGDAQLTVLNHLDQLGATPRHFETERASLQEIFRSYTSESTAGAD from the coding sequence ATGAATATCATCGAGACCGATTTGTTGACGAAACGGTACGGCCGGACGCTCGCGGTCGATTCGCTCGACCTCTCGGTTCGGGAGGGAGAGGTTTTCGGCTTCCTGGGGCCGAACGGTTCGGGGAAGTCGACGACGATCGATACACTTCTCGGTTTCGTATACCCGAGTTCGGGCACAGCGTCGGTGTTCGGGATGGATCCCGCAGAAGACGGGAAGGCAATTCGCCAGCGTACCGGCGTAGTCCCTGACGGCTGTGAGCTGATGTCAGGCTGGACTGGGCGGGACCACCTCGAATTCGAGATTGAGTCCCGGGGCGTTGAAGCAGACGTGGACGCCCAACTCGAGCGGTTCGGGCTGCTCGAAGATGCTGATCGGGTGGCCACCGGCTACTCACGCGGCATGACACAACGGCTGTTGCTCGCGATGGCCTCTGCTGGTGATCCGGACCTGCTCATCCTCGACGAACCGTCAACAGGACTGGATCCGAACGGCGTGGCGGTGATGCAGGAACTCGTCAGGGAAGCGGTCGAGAGCGGGACAACCGTCTTCTTCTCGAGCCATCAACTCTCTCAGGTCGAGTCGGTGTGTGATCGGGTCGGGATCCTCCACGAGGGAGCACTCCTAGCGACCGACTCTATAGACTCATTACGCTCGACTATGGGTGCTACCACCTATCTACGAGTGTCCGTTGATCGGGTTCCCAGCGACGTTGACTCCCTCCAGGAACTCGATGCAGTCGATGACATCCGCATCGACGGCCGGAACCTTCAGGTTCAGTGCGACGGCGACGCGCAACTGACGGTTCTCAACCACCTCGATCAGCTCGGCGCAACTCCTCGTCACTTCGAAACTGAACGTGCCTCGTTACAGGAGATTTTCAGGTCGTATACGTCCGAATCTACCGCTGGGGCGGACTGA
- a CDS encoding sulfatase-like hydrolase/transferase, with amino-acid sequence MVDADTRPNVLLVLTDQERYDCSALDGPVAETVETETIDHLSATGTHFERAFTPISICSSARASLLTGQFPHGHGMLNNCHEDDALQPNLPPGVPTFSEKLDDAGYHLTYTGKWHVGRDQTPEDFGFSYLGGSDKHHDDIDDAFREYRAERGTPVGEADLDDVIYTGTNPRDDSNGTFVAATTSVEVEETRAWFLAERTIDAIEEHASRDRDAPFFHRADFYGPHHPYVVPEPYASMYDPENIDLPESYAETDAGKPRVHANYRSYRGVEQFDRDVWKEAIAKYWGFVTLIDDQFGRILDALESTGLTDETVVVHASDHGDFAGGHRQFNKGPLMYDDTYHIPLQVRWPGVTEPGSVREEPVHLHDLAATFLEMGGVAIPESFDSRSLVPLLDADGPEQESAPSAWPDSVFAQYHGDEFGLYTQRMVRTDRYKYVYNAPDVDELYDLEADPAELQNLIDHPDYADVRRELRTRLIDWMEETDDPNRQWVPDVLRAAEES; translated from the coding sequence ATGGTCGACGCCGACACCCGACCGAACGTCCTGCTCGTGCTCACGGATCAGGAACGCTACGACTGCAGCGCTCTCGACGGGCCGGTCGCCGAAACGGTCGAAACGGAGACGATAGACCACCTCTCGGCGACCGGTACGCACTTCGAGCGCGCGTTCACTCCGATCAGCATCTGCTCGAGCGCTCGCGCATCGCTCCTGACCGGCCAGTTCCCCCACGGTCACGGCATGCTGAACAACTGCCACGAGGACGACGCCCTCCAACCTAACCTGCCACCCGGCGTCCCGACGTTCTCGGAGAAACTCGACGACGCTGGCTACCACCTGACCTACACCGGGAAGTGGCACGTCGGCCGCGATCAAACTCCCGAGGACTTCGGGTTCTCCTATCTCGGCGGGAGCGACAAACACCACGACGACATCGACGACGCGTTCCGCGAGTACCGCGCCGAACGCGGGACGCCCGTCGGTGAGGCCGATCTCGACGATGTCATCTACACCGGCACCAATCCGCGGGACGACAGCAACGGAACGTTCGTCGCCGCCACAACATCGGTCGAGGTCGAGGAGACGCGCGCCTGGTTCCTGGCCGAGCGTACTATCGACGCAATCGAGGAACACGCGAGCCGCGACCGCGACGCTCCATTTTTCCACCGAGCGGACTTCTACGGCCCACACCACCCCTACGTCGTCCCCGAACCCTACGCCTCGATGTACGACCCCGAGAACATTGATCTTCCCGAGAGCTACGCCGAAACCGACGCCGGGAAACCCCGAGTCCACGCGAACTACCGCTCCTACCGCGGTGTCGAACAGTTCGACCGAGACGTCTGGAAAGAGGCCATCGCGAAGTACTGGGGTTTCGTCACCCTGATCGACGACCAGTTCGGCCGGATTCTGGATGCACTCGAGTCCACCGGCCTCACGGACGAGACGGTGGTCGTCCACGCCTCGGATCACGGCGATTTCGCTGGAGGGCACCGCCAGTTCAACAAGGGGCCGCTGATGTACGACGATACGTATCACATCCCGCTGCAGGTGCGCTGGCCGGGCGTCACGGAGCCCGGATCGGTTCGCGAGGAACCGGTTCACCTCCACGATCTGGCAGCGACGTTCCTCGAGATGGGTGGCGTGGCGATCCCCGAGAGTTTTGATTCGCGGAGCCTCGTGCCGTTGCTGGACGCTGACGGTCCGGAACAGGAATCAGCACCGTCGGCATGGCCTGATTCCGTCTTCGCCCAGTACCACGGCGACGAGTTCGGGCTCTACACCCAGCGAATGGTCCGAACGGACCGGTACAAGTACGTCTACAACGCGCCGGACGTAGACGAGTTGTACGACCTCGAAGCGGATCCGGCGGAGTTGCAGAATTTGATCGACCACCCCGACTACGCCGACGTTCGTCGAGAGCTCCGAACCAGGCTCATCGACTGGATGGAGGAGACCGATGATCCAAATCGGCAGTGGGTGCCGGACGTGCTGCGGGCGGCAGAGGAGTCGTGA
- a CDS encoding desampylase gives MTRESDTGEHLPADAADSEDQPTLVIPDSICEEICDHARDGAPEEICGILGGSFDANRSRVESSYPTVNVADTPRTRYRIDPEEQLECFERLEAAGEEIVGFYHTHPNGPARPSETDVEAATWPDRSYVIVSLEPFAVGSWRWRSGDAVGGESGGQFERERIIS, from the coding sequence GTGACTCGCGAGTCGGATACCGGCGAACACCTTCCTGCCGACGCAGCCGACAGCGAGGACCAACCGACACTCGTCATCCCCGACTCGATCTGCGAGGAGATCTGCGACCACGCTCGTGACGGCGCACCCGAGGAAATCTGCGGGATTCTGGGCGGGTCGTTCGATGCGAATCGGAGCCGTGTCGAGTCCAGCTATCCCACCGTCAACGTCGCCGACACCCCGCGGACGCGCTACCGGATCGATCCCGAGGAGCAACTCGAGTGCTTCGAGCGACTCGAGGCGGCGGGCGAGGAGATCGTCGGCTTCTATCACACCCATCCGAACGGGCCGGCGCGACCGAGCGAGACGGACGTCGAGGCGGCGACCTGGCCGGATCGTTCGTACGTGATCGTTTCACTCGAGCCGTTCGCGGTGGGGTCGTGGCGGTGGCGGTCGGGCGATGCTGTGGGCGGCGAGTCCGGCGGGCAGTTCGAACGCGAGCGAATCATCTCCTGA
- a CDS encoding ABC transporter substrate-binding protein produces the protein MQIVTTLPSATELVVALGLEPAGVSHECDWPPRVESGPSITRSRIDTDGSSSEIDQQVLDVVEDAHSESETAGDDDETGDTPGVYDIDTDTPGVYDIDTDTLAALDPDLVITQGMCDVCAVDDIAIADALESIPANPELLTTDPHSMADVLSDLERIGRATGREERAAEVRAELESRVDRVRERTRDCTPQERPRVAIFDWTDPVMIAGHWTAELVEWTGGEYGLADVGERSRPREWDEIREYDPECLVVAPCGFGLEQTAANIGELTEREGWDELTAVQEERVWVMDGNHYLNRPGPRLVDTLEALAPVIRPDLFGDSSDPATADELVVSLDALEKNIETDRAAAGRQP, from the coding sequence ATGCAAATCGTCACGACGCTCCCCTCGGCGACCGAACTGGTCGTCGCGCTCGGACTCGAGCCTGCCGGCGTCTCCCACGAGTGCGACTGGCCGCCGCGGGTCGAGTCGGGCCCGTCTATCACTCGCTCGCGGATCGACACCGACGGCTCCAGTAGTGAGATCGATCAGCAGGTGCTCGATGTGGTCGAGGACGCTCACAGTGAGAGTGAGACGGCCGGCGATGACGACGAGACAGGCGACACACCCGGCGTCTACGACATCGACACCGACACACCCGGCGTCTACGACATCGACACCGACACACTCGCCGCCCTCGACCCCGACCTCGTCATCACGCAGGGGATGTGCGACGTCTGTGCCGTCGACGACATCGCCATCGCGGACGCACTCGAGTCCATTCCGGCCAACCCGGAGCTGCTGACGACCGACCCACACAGCATGGCGGACGTCCTCTCCGATCTCGAGCGCATCGGCCGCGCCACCGGTCGCGAGGAACGCGCCGCCGAAGTGCGAGCCGAACTCGAGTCCCGGGTCGATCGCGTTCGAGAGCGCACCCGGGACTGCACCCCGCAGGAACGCCCACGAGTCGCCATCTTCGACTGGACAGACCCCGTCATGATCGCCGGCCACTGGACCGCCGAACTCGTCGAATGGACCGGCGGCGAGTACGGCCTGGCCGATGTCGGCGAACGCTCCCGCCCGCGCGAGTGGGACGAAATACGCGAGTACGACCCAGAGTGTCTCGTCGTGGCACCCTGTGGCTTCGGGCTGGAGCAGACGGCAGCAAACATAGGGGAACTCACCGAGCGCGAAGGCTGGGACGAGCTCACCGCGGTCCAGGAGGAGCGCGTCTGGGTGATGGACGGCAACCACTACCTGAACCGCCCTGGGCCGCGGTTAGTCGACACGCTGGAGGCGCTTGCACCGGTCATTCGGCCGGATCTGTTCGGTGATTCGTCCGACCCAGCGACAGCCGACGAGCTTGTCGTCTCGCTCGACGCACTCGAGAAGAACATCGAGACGGATCGAGCAGCGGCGGGGAGACAGCCGTGA